Proteins encoded within one genomic window of Pararhizobium capsulatum DSM 1112:
- a CDS encoding UbiA family prenyltransferase: MDARTDIRYIPLCVDLDGTLLAADTLWEGVAIVLFRNPFMLFAMLYWLSTGKGRLKHEIALRSGRQAADWPYREAVLKRLVRERETGRPIILVTGAAESVAHGVAKHTGLFSSVLHSSPDLNLTSSRKRDALIKRFGEGGFDYMGNSRDDVPVFDAARKAIVVAPDTAAENWRRKHDAERLDTGKVSAFATLKSIRVHQWAKNVLIGVPAVLNHDILNIQAVLNSICAFFAFSFLASAVYVINDLSDLTSDRRHPKKRNRPLASGEMSVPMGLAIAICLILASLSLTLLLPLEFAIVLAFYAVTTTAYTFFLKRKLLVDVFALAGLYTVRIVAGSAATDTELSFWLLSFSIFFFLSLALVKRYVELHEYDGEDGAQVPGRGYMADDYEMVGQAGVASAFTAALVLALYIHSKEMLEMYTVPWALWPLCPLVLYMQLRIWMLARRGMLHEDPVVFIMRDWRSLVTMTIGACLVVFGALGA; encoded by the coding sequence ATGGATGCTCGCACCGATATCAGATACATTCCGCTCTGCGTGGATCTCGACGGCACTTTGCTGGCTGCCGATACGCTTTGGGAAGGCGTTGCGATTGTACTTTTTCGAAATCCGTTCATGCTTTTTGCGATGCTTTACTGGCTCAGCACGGGCAAAGGGCGGTTGAAACATGAGATTGCCCTCCGCTCCGGCAGGCAGGCAGCGGATTGGCCCTACCGTGAGGCTGTGCTCAAACGTCTGGTCCGCGAACGCGAGACAGGTCGTCCGATCATCCTCGTGACGGGCGCTGCCGAGAGCGTGGCGCATGGTGTTGCCAAGCATACCGGTCTGTTCTCTTCCGTCCTTCACAGCTCCCCTGATCTGAACCTGACGAGCAGCCGTAAACGCGATGCCCTGATCAAGCGCTTCGGAGAGGGCGGCTTTGACTACATGGGCAACAGCCGCGACGATGTTCCGGTTTTCGATGCGGCCCGCAAGGCCATTGTCGTCGCCCCGGATACGGCTGCCGAAAACTGGCGCCGCAAGCATGATGCCGAGCGCCTGGATACGGGCAAGGTCAGCGCTTTTGCGACGCTCAAATCCATTCGCGTTCATCAATGGGCGAAGAATGTACTCATCGGCGTGCCCGCGGTTCTCAACCATGACATCCTGAACATCCAGGCTGTGCTCAATTCGATATGTGCCTTCTTCGCCTTCAGCTTCCTGGCGTCCGCCGTTTACGTGATCAACGATCTTTCCGATTTGACGAGTGATCGTCGTCATCCAAAGAAGCGGAACAGGCCGCTTGCAAGTGGCGAGATGTCGGTGCCCATGGGGCTTGCGATCGCGATCTGCCTGATCCTGGCATCCTTGTCGCTGACCCTGCTGCTGCCGCTGGAATTCGCTATAGTGCTGGCGTTCTACGCCGTGACCACAACCGCCTACACCTTCTTTCTGAAACGCAAACTGCTGGTCGACGTCTTTGCACTTGCGGGGCTCTATACGGTGCGGATTGTTGCAGGTTCTGCCGCGACTGATACCGAACTTTCCTTCTGGCTTCTCTCCTTCTCGATCTTCTTCTTCCTCAGCCTGGCTCTGGTCAAACGCTATGTCGAGCTGCATGAATACGATGGGGAAGACGGCGCGCAAGTGCCTGGCCGGGGTTACATGGCCGATGATTACGAGATGGTCGGGCAGGCGGGCGTTGCCTCCGCGTTCACCGCAGCGCTCGTTCTCGCGCTCTATATCCACAGCAAGGAAATGTTGGAGATGTACACGGTACCGTGGGCGCTGTGGCCGCTCTGCCCGCTGGTGTTGTACATGCAGCTGCGGATCTGGATGCTGGCCCGCCGCGGCATGCTTCATGAGGATCCTGTTGTTTTCATCATGCGCGATTGGCGAAGTCTCGTGACGATGACGATAGGGGCTTGCCTCGTTGTCTTCGGTGCGCTCGGAGCGTGA
- a CDS encoding FAD-binding oxidoreductase: MTTSDYQSWGRLDRRARRAISVHAFEEEGRDAAPGAFLPFGNGRSYGDSCHNNAGALIDSRTRSRINSFDPGTGILSCDPGVTLKQVLERAIPNRFFLPVTPGTAFVTVGGAVANDVHGKNHHARGTFAHHVLGLTLLRSNGDLLVCSPRENSDFFFATIGGMGLTGLILSVDLQLMKVPSAHIQQHAIRFDRLDDYFAMVDRIDSEHEYSVAWIDQLATGKSMGRGVLLAGDHADASCEFPDMPRGLKLGVPFSPPFNLLNRLTLKGFNELYYRKEKPVEIVSTVKWPGYFYPLDVITNWNRLYGPKGLYQHQSVFPAEEAPATTALLMETARKAGHASFLTVLKKFGDRPQRGILSFARPGFTLTLDFANQGERTLTLLDALDAIVLEAGGAINPYKDAHMSPETFAASFPDWKKLEALRDPAMVSNFWKRTALLLPK, translated from the coding sequence ATGACGACCTCCGACTATCAGAGCTGGGGCCGCCTGGATCGGCGCGCGCGTCGTGCCATCAGCGTGCATGCTTTCGAGGAGGAGGGACGGGACGCTGCGCCCGGCGCCTTCCTGCCGTTCGGCAATGGCCGCTCCTATGGAGACAGCTGCCACAACAATGCCGGTGCCCTGATCGACAGCCGTACGCGCAGCCGCATCAATTCCTTTGACCCCGGCACGGGCATCCTGTCCTGCGATCCGGGCGTCACGTTGAAGCAGGTGCTCGAAAGGGCAATCCCCAACCGTTTCTTTCTTCCGGTTACACCCGGTACAGCCTTCGTCACCGTCGGCGGTGCTGTCGCAAACGATGTGCATGGCAAGAACCATCATGCCCGAGGTACCTTCGCTCACCATGTTCTTGGTCTGACGTTGCTGCGCTCGAATGGTGATCTGCTCGTGTGTTCACCTCGGGAAAATTCCGATTTCTTCTTCGCGACGATCGGCGGCATGGGGCTGACAGGCCTTATCCTTTCCGTCGACCTGCAGCTGATGAAGGTGCCATCCGCCCATATCCAGCAGCATGCGATCCGCTTCGATCGGCTGGACGACTATTTCGCCATGGTTGACCGGATTGACAGCGAGCACGAATATTCCGTCGCATGGATCGACCAGCTGGCCACCGGAAAATCGATGGGGCGAGGGGTGCTTCTGGCTGGTGACCATGCCGATGCGTCCTGCGAGTTTCCGGACATGCCGCGCGGGTTGAAGCTTGGCGTCCCCTTTTCGCCGCCGTTCAATCTCCTGAACCGGCTAACGCTCAAGGGCTTCAACGAGCTCTACTACCGGAAGGAAAAGCCGGTCGAGATCGTCTCCACGGTTAAATGGCCGGGGTATTTCTATCCTCTGGATGTGATCACGAACTGGAACAGGCTCTACGGCCCGAAGGGGCTTTACCAGCACCAGAGCGTCTTTCCGGCAGAAGAAGCGCCGGCAACTACTGCGTTGCTGATGGAGACCGCGCGCAAGGCCGGTCACGCCTCTTTCCTGACCGTGCTCAAGAAGTTCGGCGACCGGCCGCAACGGGGTATCCTTTCCTTCGCGCGCCCGGGTTTTACGCTGACTTTGGACTTCGCCAATCAGGGTGAACGAACGCTTACGCTTCTCGACGCGCTGGATGCGATAGTTCTGGAGGCAGGTGGGGCCATCAATCCCTACAAGGATGCGCACATGAGCCCTGAAACCTTTGCGGCGTCGTTCCCCGACTGGAAAAAGCTGGAAGCTTTGCGCGATCCGGCCATGGTTTCGAACTTCTGGAAACGGACGGCTTTGCTTTTGCCAAAATGA
- a CDS encoding transporter: MKYIVFILFTVLTNAAAQLMLKQGMLSLGPLSFTADTAIARIFQIIFNPWVFAGLATFVISMASHLYVLSKVELSFAYPFLSLAYVAVALFAYFIFHEDLNAWRIAGIAFICVGTVLIAQSGMSSHDEGHVVEGATAKIGSAS; this comes from the coding sequence GTGAAATATATTGTTTTCATACTCTTCACGGTGCTGACCAATGCTGCCGCGCAGCTGATGCTGAAGCAGGGCATGCTGTCGCTTGGGCCGTTAAGCTTTACGGCGGATACCGCCATCGCACGCATTTTCCAGATTATCTTCAATCCATGGGTCTTTGCCGGTCTTGCGACCTTTGTCATCTCCATGGCCTCGCATCTCTACGTCCTGTCGAAGGTCGAACTGTCCTTCGCCTATCCTTTCCTGAGCCTCGCTTATGTAGCGGTCGCTCTGTTTGCCTATTTCATCTTCCACGAAGACCTGAATGCATGGCGCATCGCCGGCATCGCCTTCATCTGCGTGGGCACCGTTCTTATCGCCCAGTCAGGCATGTCGTCCCATGACGAAGGCCATGTCGTCGAGGGCGCAACAGCAAAAATCGGGAGTGCATCATGA
- a CDS encoding NAD-dependent epimerase/dehydratase family protein translates to MKHVIFGGDGFVGRHLAQKLVQEGQDVLVADITKSDLPHYARTRFVHCDVTKEDDVMKVDIGPDDMVYNMAAKMLSPLQVKAKRWEFFWPVNYYGAENIMKATSRSGANRLVQFTTDMIYGHTVQSPQTEDHPAAPLGEYGKSKWATEQLAAEWRKQGMKITIFRPRLIIGPGRLGILEKLFKLIDANLPVPMIGSGKAPYQFISVFDCAEAARLAWKGGVPNEAYNLGSDNPPSVRKLLGDLIAHAGSRSFLIPTPGFAVKATLAAFDAVNLPIMDPEQYLIADEMCVRETGKLKRDLGWKAEYKDSDMLVAAYDEYRAKKAGHVSVAASAVPAE, encoded by the coding sequence ATGAAGCATGTCATTTTCGGCGGAGATGGTTTCGTCGGTCGGCACCTTGCCCAGAAGCTTGTCCAGGAAGGCCAGGACGTTCTGGTTGCTGACATCACCAAATCGGACCTTCCACACTACGCCCGCACCCGTTTCGTCCATTGCGACGTGACCAAGGAAGACGACGTCATGAAGGTTGATATCGGCCCGGATGACATGGTCTACAACATGGCGGCCAAGATGCTGTCGCCGTTGCAGGTCAAGGCAAAGCGCTGGGAGTTCTTCTGGCCGGTCAACTACTACGGTGCCGAGAACATCATGAAGGCGACGTCCCGCTCGGGCGCGAACCGTCTTGTGCAGTTCACGACCGACATGATCTACGGCCACACTGTCCAGTCGCCGCAGACCGAGGATCATCCGGCCGCTCCGCTCGGCGAATACGGCAAGTCCAAGTGGGCGACCGAGCAGCTCGCCGCCGAATGGCGCAAGCAGGGCATGAAAATCACCATCTTCCGCCCGCGGCTGATCATCGGCCCCGGCCGTCTCGGTATTCTGGAAAAGCTGTTCAAGCTGATCGACGCCAACCTGCCGGTGCCGATGATCGGTTCGGGAAAGGCGCCGTACCAGTTCATCTCGGTCTTCGATTGCGCCGAGGCTGCCCGTCTCGCCTGGAAGGGCGGCGTGCCGAACGAAGCCTATAATCTCGGCTCCGACAATCCGCCATCGGTGCGCAAGCTGCTCGGCGATCTGATCGCCCATGCAGGCTCGAGGTCGTTCCTCATCCCGACCCCGGGCTTTGCCGTCAAGGCGACGCTGGCCGCCTTCGACGCCGTCAACCTGCCGATCATGGATCCGGAACAGTACCTGATCGCCGACGAGATGTGCGTTCGCGAGACAGGCAAGCTCAAGCGCGACCTCGGCTGGAAGGCAGAATACAAGGATAGCGACATGCTGGTCGCCGCCTATGACGAATATCGCGCCAAGAAGGCCGGCCATGTTTCGGTCGCGGCCTCTGCCGTACCGGCTGAATGA
- a CDS encoding aspartate aminotransferase family protein: MLDKPARVMIDAPALDGGMKKPNLLTVEQAKDMSVADMTTLFKDHLNPGQLHFMKLLGFNKIKIETAEGMYYVDQNGRKILDLFGGFGSLALGHNHQRLIAARKQFQDENRHEIGIAFMSQYAAALAKNLAEIAPGDLDMVFLGSSGSEAMEAAIKLAERVAGPKRPGVVYAENSFHGKTRGVLSITDGPLYRGEFKLLENNVKVPFGDIDAIRRAFETDPTIGVLVLETIQGGGGINIAPPEFWQEVRTLCNKHGVIWVADEVQCGVGRSGRFFAFEYANVVPDITAVAKSLGGGKTAMAAMIARRDIYMKAYGTPKTAMIHAHATFGGIGEACITAIETLNVLYDEDLIENAAVQGDYLLERLNALKAKYPKIIKDVRGQGLMVGLEFQDFSQTLPLVLRPVVALLDDKLKGSLSGFIGALLLRDYDTLVAFTEYNRNVIRLLPPLICERQHVDQLCDALDDLLGRGIVRIVKDFVGSQLS, from the coding sequence ATGCTCGACAAGCCAGCTCGCGTCATGATCGACGCTCCCGCCCTCGATGGCGGCATGAAGAAGCCCAACCTTCTGACGGTCGAACAAGCCAAGGATATGAGCGTCGCCGACATGACGACGCTGTTCAAGGATCACCTGAACCCCGGCCAGCTGCATTTCATGAAGCTGCTCGGCTTCAACAAGATCAAGATCGAGACCGCCGAGGGCATGTATTACGTCGACCAGAACGGTCGCAAGATACTCGACCTCTTCGGCGGCTTCGGTTCGCTGGCGCTGGGCCACAACCATCAGCGATTGATCGCGGCGCGCAAGCAGTTCCAGGATGAGAATCGCCATGAGATCGGCATCGCCTTCATGTCGCAATACGCGGCGGCGCTTGCCAAGAACCTGGCGGAAATCGCGCCGGGTGACCTCGACATGGTGTTCCTCGGTTCATCCGGCTCGGAGGCCATGGAGGCCGCCATCAAGCTCGCCGAGCGCGTTGCCGGCCCGAAGCGGCCGGGCGTCGTCTATGCTGAGAATTCGTTCCACGGCAAGACGCGCGGCGTCCTGTCTATCACCGACGGTCCGCTTTATCGTGGCGAGTTCAAACTGCTCGAAAACAACGTCAAGGTGCCGTTCGGTGATATCGATGCGATCCGCCGTGCCTTCGAGACCGATCCGACGATCGGCGTTCTCGTGCTGGAAACCATACAGGGCGGCGGCGGCATCAACATTGCACCGCCGGAGTTCTGGCAGGAAGTCCGCACGCTCTGCAACAAGCACGGCGTGATCTGGGTGGCCGACGAGGTGCAGTGTGGCGTCGGTCGCTCCGGTCGCTTCTTCGCCTTCGAATACGCCAACGTGGTGCCGGACATCACGGCGGTTGCCAAGTCGCTCGGTGGCGGCAAGACGGCCATGGCGGCCATGATCGCCCGCCGTGACATCTACATGAAGGCCTATGGTACGCCGAAGACCGCGATGATCCACGCCCACGCCACCTTCGGCGGTATCGGCGAAGCCTGCATCACGGCGATCGAGACGCTGAACGTTCTCTATGACGAGGATCTGATCGAAAACGCTGCCGTGCAGGGCGATTACCTGCTCGAGCGCCTAAATGCGCTCAAGGCAAAGTATCCGAAGATCATCAAGGATGTTCGTGGCCAGGGCCTGATGGTCGGCCTCGAATTCCAGGATTTCAGCCAGACGCTGCCGCTCGTGCTGCGGCCGGTCGTGGCATTGCTGGACGACAAGCTGAAGGGCTCGTTGTCGGGCTTCATCGGCGCATTGCTGCTGCGTGACTACGACACGCTTGTGGCGTTCACGGAGTACAACCGCAACGTTATCCGCCTGCTGCCGCCGCTCATCTGCGAGCGCCAGCATGTCGATCAGCTCTGCGACGCCCTCGACGACCTGCTTGGCCGCGGTATCGTTCGTATCGTCAAGGATTTCGTCGGCAGCCAGCTCAGCTGA
- a CDS encoding YceI family protein encodes MGRWATLGTVVVGLVLLAATPGWSRTLSLDEAAGRYSIDGSSRIGFSVGQVGGGGISGNFSKFSGTFKLDQNDIRRSVVEFSLFPEAVETGEPRVESFLRSRAIFDAEHFPQIVFRSTKITQTGEDTAEIEGKLTAKGTTRTEHFEAKLTKWNARVISFRIEGSIFRAPYNMAVSIPIYSNVVQFNMTVNGMRR; translated from the coding sequence ATGGGACGCTGGGCAACGTTAGGAACGGTAGTCGTCGGTCTGGTGCTGCTTGCAGCCACTCCTGGCTGGAGCCGCACACTCTCCCTCGACGAGGCAGCCGGTCGCTATTCAATCGATGGATCATCGCGGATCGGCTTTTCGGTTGGGCAGGTCGGCGGTGGCGGCATATCTGGAAACTTCTCGAAGTTTTCGGGCACATTCAAACTCGACCAAAACGATATCCGCCGTTCGGTGGTCGAATTCTCGCTTTTCCCGGAGGCCGTCGAAACCGGCGAGCCGCGCGTAGAAAGCTTCCTGCGCTCCAGGGCAATCTTCGATGCGGAACATTTTCCGCAAATTGTCTTCCGCTCGACCAAGATCACACAAACGGGAGAAGACACGGCGGAAATCGAAGGGAAATTGACGGCAAAAGGCACGACGCGCACAGAACATTTCGAAGCCAAGCTGACGAAATGGAACGCTCGTGTCATTAGCTTCCGCATAGAGGGAAGCATATTTCGCGCGCCGTACAATATGGCGGTAAGTATTCCGATCTATTCCAACGTCGTGCAATTCAACATGACGGTAAACGGAATGCGCCGATAG
- a CDS encoding cytochrome b codes for MWRNDKNGYGWGTIVLHWTIAILIGGLVALGYAMTRADIDPELQFQLYQWHKSFGMLALALTIIRIAWWLVNINPSHIATLSRMETRAASGVHAVLRGLTLAVPLTGWAIASTSTLAIPTFFFNLIVIPHLPFEKSAAAETFWTGVHGWLAYGLAGIVFLHATAALFHHFLRRDEVLRRMLGILPHRPASNPDTSTAGSKKWDAGQR; via the coding sequence ATGTGGCGCAACGACAAGAACGGCTACGGCTGGGGCACGATTGTTCTTCACTGGACGATCGCCATTCTGATAGGCGGCCTCGTCGCACTGGGATATGCCATGACACGCGCCGACATCGACCCGGAATTACAGTTCCAGCTTTACCAATGGCACAAATCTTTCGGAATGCTGGCTCTGGCATTGACGATCATTCGGATTGCCTGGTGGTTGGTCAACATCAATCCATCTCACATAGCCACCCTTTCAAGGATGGAAACCCGCGCTGCATCAGGCGTCCACGCTGTGTTGCGCGGGCTGACGCTTGCGGTCCCGCTGACCGGCTGGGCAATCGCCTCCACATCGACGCTTGCCATCCCTACCTTCTTCTTCAACCTGATCGTGATCCCGCACCTGCCGTTTGAAAAGTCCGCGGCGGCGGAAACCTTCTGGACGGGGGTACACGGCTGGCTGGCGTATGGGCTTGCAGGGATCGTGTTTCTGCACGCGACAGCTGCTCTCTTCCATCACTTTTTGCGTCGAGATGAGGTTTTGCGCCGGATGTTGGGAATATTGCCGCACAGACCAGCGTCAAACCCAGACACATCTACAGCTGGAAGCAAAAAATGGGACGCTGGGCAACGTTAG
- the tpiA gene encoding triose-phosphate isomerase, with translation MTPEIRPLVAGNWKMNGVRASLDQIKAMSEGVKGPLSAKVETLICPPITLLYVATALCTDSPLAIGAQDCHEKTAGAHTGNVSAEMIADCFGTHVIVGHSERRTDHREEDALIRSKAEAAHDADLVAIVCIGESEEQHKSGQTLDVLKRQLDASVPDDATAEDTVIAYEPVWAIGTGLTPTVQDVEEAHAFMRAELVKRFGDEGARMRILYGGSVKPSNARELLGVSNVDGALIGGASLKADDFLAIYRVYEELTA, from the coding sequence ATGACCCCTGAAATACGTCCGCTCGTTGCCGGAAACTGGAAGATGAACGGGGTCAGGGCTTCGCTCGATCAGATCAAGGCGATGTCTGAAGGGGTCAAGGGGCCGCTGTCGGCCAAGGTCGAAACGCTGATCTGCCCACCGATCACGCTGCTCTATGTCGCGACCGCCCTTTGCACCGACAGCCCGCTCGCGATCGGCGCGCAGGATTGCCACGAAAAGACTGCCGGTGCGCATACCGGCAACGTCTCGGCGGAAATGATCGCCGATTGCTTCGGCACCCACGTTATCGTCGGCCACTCCGAGCGCCGCACGGATCACCGCGAGGAGGATGCGCTGATCCGCTCGAAGGCGGAAGCAGCCCATGATGCCGATCTGGTTGCCATCGTCTGCATCGGCGAGAGCGAAGAGCAGCACAAATCCGGCCAGACGCTGGATGTCCTGAAGCGGCAGCTTGACGCTTCGGTCCCGGACGATGCGACCGCCGAAGACACTGTCATCGCCTATGAGCCCGTCTGGGCGATCGGCACAGGCCTCACGCCGACGGTTCAGGATGTGGAGGAGGCGCATGCCTTCATGCGCGCCGAGCTTGTGAAGCGCTTCGGCGATGAGGGCGCCAGGATGCGCATTCTCTACGGTGGCTCGGTGAAGCCGTCGAATGCCCGCGAGCTTCTCGGCGTTTCCAATGTCGACGGCGCGCTAATCGGTGGTGCGAGCTTGAAAGCCGACGACTTCCTCGCCATCTACCGGGTCTATGAGGAATTGACCGCCTGA
- the secG gene encoding preprotein translocase subunit SecG — translation MQTVLLVIYLMVVLALIGVVLIQRSEGGGLGIGGGSGFMSARGTANALTRTTAILAALFFVLALGMGVLSRYQPNATDVLDRIPGTTTNGNGVLDSLGGGATPPAGETPAQNGATNGQAPATQTPAVQTPATQTPATKTPADNSGVPSGQ, via the coding sequence ATGCAGACCGTATTGCTCGTCATCTATCTCATGGTTGTTCTCGCGCTGATCGGCGTCGTGCTGATCCAGCGTTCGGAAGGCGGCGGTCTTGGCATCGGCGGCGGTTCGGGCTTCATGTCCGCCCGCGGCACGGCTAACGCTCTGACGCGCACCACGGCGATCCTGGCGGCCTTGTTCTTTGTTCTGGCACTCGGTATGGGCGTTCTCTCCCGTTACCAGCCGAACGCGACGGACGTTCTTGACCGTATCCCCGGCACGACCACCAACGGCAACGGCGTTCTCGATTCGCTCGGTGGCGGCGCAACCCCACCCGCCGGTGAAACGCCTGCCCAGAACGGCGCGACCAACGGCCAGGCTCCGGCCACGCAGACACCGGCGGTCCAGACCCCGGCGACCCAGACGCCAGCTACAAAGACGCCTGCCGACAATTCGGGCGTTCCCAGCGGCCAGTAA
- a CDS encoding CTP synthase, giving the protein MARYVFITGGVVSSLGKGIAAAALGALLQARGYRVRLRKLDPYLNVDPGTMSPTQHGEVFVTDDGAETDLDLGHYERFTGRSATKTDNITTGRIYKNIIDKERRGDYLGATVQVIPHVTNEIKNFVTEGNDDYDFVICEIGGTVGDIEAMPFMEAIRQLKNDLPRGTAVFVHLTLMPYIPAAGELKTKPTQHSVKELQALGIHPDILLVRADREIPEAERRKLSLFCNVRPSAVIQALDVASIYDVPIAYHKEGLDSEVLAAFGIEPAPKPRIENWENVASRIRTPEGEVTIAIVGKYTGLKDAYKSLTEALYHGGIANRVKVKLDWIESEVFEKEDPAPYLEKVHGILVPGGFGERGSEGKINAARFARERKVPYFGICFGMQMAVVEAARNLAGIEKASSTEFGPTAEPVVGLMTEWVKGNELQKRTASGDLGGTMRLGAYKASLKKGTKIADIYGSTDISERHRHRYEVNIDYKDRLEKCGLEFSGMSPDGILPETVEYPDHPWFIGVQYHPELKSRPLDPHPLFASFVEAAVEQSRLV; this is encoded by the coding sequence ATGGCGCGATATGTATTCATCACTGGCGGCGTGGTTTCTTCCCTTGGAAAAGGGATTGCCGCGGCCGCTCTAGGAGCATTGCTGCAGGCCCGTGGTTATCGGGTGCGGCTTCGCAAACTCGACCCCTATCTCAACGTCGATCCGGGCACCATGAGCCCGACCCAGCACGGAGAGGTCTTCGTGACCGACGACGGCGCGGAGACGGATCTCGACCTCGGTCATTACGAGCGCTTTACCGGCCGTTCGGCGACCAAGACAGACAACATCACAACGGGTCGCATCTACAAGAACATCATCGACAAGGAACGCCGCGGCGATTATCTCGGCGCGACGGTTCAGGTCATTCCGCACGTCACCAACGAGATCAAGAATTTCGTCACCGAAGGCAATGACGACTACGATTTCGTCATCTGCGAGATCGGCGGCACGGTCGGCGATATCGAAGCGATGCCGTTCATGGAGGCAATCCGCCAGCTGAAGAACGACTTGCCGCGCGGTACCGCTGTTTTCGTGCACCTGACGCTGATGCCCTATATTCCGGCGGCCGGTGAATTGAAGACCAAGCCGACCCAGCATTCCGTCAAGGAACTGCAGGCGCTTGGTATCCACCCGGACATCCTGCTCGTTCGTGCCGACCGCGAAATCCCCGAGGCCGAGCGCCGCAAGCTGTCGCTGTTCTGCAACGTGCGCCCATCCGCCGTCATCCAGGCACTGGATGTCGCAAGCATCTATGACGTGCCGATCGCCTACCACAAGGAAGGTCTCGACTCGGAAGTTCTGGCAGCCTTCGGCATCGAGCCGGCGCCGAAACCGCGGATCGAAAACTGGGAAAATGTCGCCAGCCGCATTCGCACGCCAGAAGGCGAAGTCACGATTGCGATCGTCGGCAAGTACACCGGCCTCAAGGATGCCTACAAGTCGCTGACCGAAGCGCTCTACCACGGTGGCATTGCCAACCGCGTCAAGGTCAAGCTCGACTGGATCGAATCGGAAGTCTTCGAAAAGGAAGACCCGGCGCCTTACCTCGAAAAGGTCCACGGCATTCTCGTGCCCGGCGGTTTTGGCGAGCGCGGTTCCGAAGGCAAGATCAATGCGGCCCGCTTTGCTCGCGAGCGCAAGGTGCCGTATTTCGGCATCTGCTTCGGCATGCAGATGGCTGTCGTGGAAGCGGCCCGCAACCTCGCTGGCATCGAGAAGGCATCGTCCACCGAATTCGGCCCGACGGCGGAGCCGGTCGTCGGCTTGATGACCGAGTGGGTGAAGGGCAACGAACTGCAGAAGCGCACGGCATCCGGCGATCTCGGCGGCACCATGCGTCTCGGCGCCTACAAGGCGAGCCTGAAGAAGGGCACCAAGATCGCCGATATCTATGGTTCCACGGATATTTCCGAGCGCCACCGCCACCGATACGAAGTCAATATCGACTATAAGGATCGCCTCGAAAAATGCGGTCTTGAGTTCTCCGGCATGTCGCCGGATGGCATTCTGCCGGAAACCGTCGAGTACCCGGATCATCCGTGGTTTATCGGTGTCCAGTACCATCCGGAGCTGAAATCGCGGCCGCTTGATCCGCATCCGCTGTTTGCGAGCTTCGTCGAAGCCGCCGTCGAACAGAGCCGCCTCGTCTGA
- a CDS encoding GNAT family N-acetyltransferase has protein sequence MPDKASEIEISRYRSGDERDIVALILPIQTIEFGIETSAEKQPDLFDIANFYQTGAGDFWIARHGPDIVGTIAMKDIGNGQALIRKMFVAAAFRGREYALAARLLSTLVNKARTAQMSEIFLGTIDILRAACRFYEKNGFAQIGREDLPAAFPVMAVDNTFYRLKL, from the coding sequence ATGCCGGACAAGGCATCGGAAATCGAAATTTCTCGTTATCGCAGTGGTGACGAGCGCGACATCGTCGCCCTGATCCTCCCGATCCAGACAATCGAGTTCGGAATCGAGACCTCTGCTGAAAAGCAGCCCGATCTTTTCGATATCGCAAATTTCTATCAGACCGGTGCCGGCGATTTCTGGATCGCCAGGCACGGCCCCGATATCGTCGGCACGATCGCCATGAAGGATATCGGCAACGGTCAGGCGCTGATCCGCAAGATGTTCGTGGCTGCGGCATTCCGGGGGCGCGAATACGCCCTCGCAGCGCGCCTGCTGTCTACGTTGGTCAACAAGGCCCGCACCGCCCAGATGTCCGAAATTTTCCTCGGCACTATCGACATCTTGCGGGCTGCCTGCCGGTTCTATGAGAAGAACGGTTTTGCGCAGATCGGTCGCGAAGATCTGCCGGCAGCATTCCCTGTCATGGCGGTCGACAACACGTTCTACAGGCTGAAGCTCTGA